The genomic region AAAAGTCCGGCCTCTGATGCCGCTGACTCTGCGCTACCTAGAGTCCCGGCATGCTCACAGTCATGGATCGGCAAAGTTTCCCGGGTGCCCTTGTCAGCTCCTTAACTGCTCACTAGTTTCAATCGCGCTGCCACCGCGGGGCGGCGCCACCTCGAGTCTTCTCGCCCGGCCCGGGATTCCCACCTCTGATGTCCCGGACCGATCGCGCTTGCGCGCGGGGAGCCCACACCCCTCATCAGGAGGCAGTAGCTTGCGATCCATCCTGAGCCCGACCGGCCGCCGGACCGCGATATCCCTGGCCGCCGTGGCGGTCCTCGGCATCTCGGCGGCGGCCCTGGCCACCGCGGCGAACGCGACCGGCGCCCCCACCGCCAAGCCCGCCGCCAAGTCCGCCGCGGGACCCGCGTGGACCCGGGCCTGCGACGCGCCGGCCCCCGGCATGGCCGCCTGCGACGCGCTGCACGTGAACAACGTCCCGGAGCACATCCGGGCCCAGGGCGTGACCCCCAACGCCACGCCGTCCGGCTTCGGACCGGCGGACCTGCGCTCGGCCTACAACCTGCCGGCCAACGGCGGCGCCGGCCAGACGGTGGCGATCGTGGACGCCTACAACGACCCGAACGCAGCGGCCGACATGGCCACCTACCGCAGCCAGTTCGGCCTGCCCGCCTGCACCGTGGCCTCCGGCTGCTTCAAGCAGGTCGGCCAGACCGGCACCAGCACCCTGCCGGCGAACAACACCGGCTGGGCCGGCGAGATCTCCCTGGACCTGGACATGGTCTCGGCGATCGCGCCGAACGCGCACATCATCCTGGTCGAGGCCAAGACCGCCTCGATGGCCAACCTCGGCATCTCGGTGAACGAGGCGGTGAAGCTCGGCGCCAAGTTCGTCTCGAACAGCTACGGCGGCGGCGAGTCCAGCGCGGACACCGGCTACGACACCAAGTACTTCAACCACCCGGGCGTCGCCATCACCGCCTCCTCCGGCGACGGCGGCTACGGCGTGGAGTACCCGGCGGCCTCGCCGAACGTCACCTCCGTCGGCGGCACCGCCCTGAAGAAGGCCTCGAACACCCGCGGCTGGACCGAGTCGGTCTGGTCCACCAGCTCCACCGAGGGCGCCGGCTCCGGCTGCTCGGCGTACGAGCCCAAGCCGAGCTGGCAGAAGGACACCGGCTGCAGCAAGCGCACCGTCGCCGACGTCTCCGCGGTCGCCGACCCGGCCACCGGCGTCGCGGTGTACCAGACCTACGGCGGCTCCGGCTGGGCCGTCTACGGCGGCACCTCCGTCGCCTCCCCGCTGATCGCCGCCGTCTACGCCGACGCCGGCACCCCGAAGGCCGCCATCCCGGCCGCGAACATCTACAGCCACACCTCGGCACTGAACGACGTCACCACCGGCGCCACCACCACCTGCACCCCGAGCTATCTGTGCAAGGCGGGCACCGGCTACGACGGCCCGACCGGCTGGGGCACCCCGAACGGGCTGACCGCCTTCACCGGCTGACGCCTGCCGCGGGGCCGGACCTCAGGGGAGCCCGGCCCCGCGTTCCGACGAACGGTTCGTGGCGACGCGGCATGGGGTCGCGCCGCCGCGGGCCGTTTTTTGGGC from Catenulispora sp. MAP5-51 harbors:
- a CDS encoding peptidase S8 gives rise to the protein MRSILSPTGRRTAISLAAVAVLGISAAALATAANATGAPTAKPAAKSAAGPAWTRACDAPAPGMAACDALHVNNVPEHIRAQGVTPNATPSGFGPADLRSAYNLPANGGAGQTVAIVDAYNDPNAAADMATYRSQFGLPACTVASGCFKQVGQTGTSTLPANNTGWAGEISLDLDMVSAIAPNAHIILVEAKTASMANLGISVNEAVKLGAKFVSNSYGGGESSADTGYDTKYFNHPGVAITASSGDGGYGVEYPAASPNVTSVGGTALKKASNTRGWTESVWSTSSTEGAGSGCSAYEPKPSWQKDTGCSKRTVADVSAVADPATGVAVYQTYGGSGWAVYGGTSVASPLIAAVYADAGTPKAAIPAANIYSHTSALNDVTTGATTTCTPSYLCKAGTGYDGPTGWGTPNGLTAFTG